The proteins below are encoded in one region of Belonocnema kinseyi isolate 2016_QV_RU_SX_M_011 chromosome 1, B_treatae_v1, whole genome shotgun sequence:
- the LOC117178669 gene encoding uncharacterized protein LOC117178669 has protein sequence MTCKDKLNELLILNKEKVCRRGKRLNYSYDAEDDLHYPENPCATYEQFTDLEKSLAEQRNATAFTNSVKNRGGKNTPIAVRLAIQRIMTDEWCLHFSWPGQSDSGKRNTTFEPTTVRKLFVEAILSCKRGKEDATEEIIIIALKDWFRRARTRVNINIQRDEKNAARTYHLYFLTNKAIERKPFFHTYYIFIELIKKR, from the exons ATGACTTGTAAGGACAAATTAAATGAACTTCTCATTCTCAATAAGGAGAAAGTATGTAGGCGCGGAAAACGATTGAACTATTCTTATGATGCAGAGGACGATCTTCATTACCCGGAAAATCCTTGCGCAACGTACGAACAATTCACTGATCTTGAAAAAAGCTTGGCGGAGCAAAGGAACGCTACGGCTTTC acgaATTCTGTGAAGAATAGAGGTGGAAAGAATACTCCTATCGCAGTGAGACTAGCAATACAAAGAATTATGACAGACGAATGGTGCCTTCACTTTAGTTGGCCAGGACAAAGTGATAGCGGGAAACGTAATACGACTTTTGAACCAACGACTGTTCGTAAACTGTTCGTGG AAGCGATTTTATCATGCAAACGAGGCAAAGAGGATGCAACtgaggaaataataattattgcattAAAAGATTGGTTTCGAAGAGCTCGCACGCGAGTCAATATTAATATACAGAGAGATGAAAAGAATGCAGCTCGTACGTATCATCTTTATTTCCTGACTAACAAAGCCATTGAAAGAAAGCCTTTCTTTcacacatattatatttttattgaactcATTAAAAAACGATAA